The Caldivirga sp. genome includes a region encoding these proteins:
- a CDS encoding beta-galactosidase, whose protein sequence is MVKHVVVGIEKGFSKHANAGELLRLLKDAGVTSLETYVLWRDVEVNEGKYVFDLFDSDLELMEKYGIRWVPFIVIGPWYSTPDWFRNSDKSVTSVCLEHGLPSGNQSIWNPNLKDIITSFLNAFNNHYSSKMSNIESILVGISGDYGEAIQTVIGNWPGEYHGHRGYWAGDPYAVADFRRSMLYKYDSINRLNEAWGTRYSTLDEVKPFTPLSAPSRRAALDFWLWYKDSMSKWADWWLKTASSIIKGIDIYLVTGGVDEPEHASLFSEQVKIASKHGVGVRITNEASSFIHNFLITRTVSAASRIYGTYYSTEPAAVVTERGIVGRLFNAISGGAHAFHEYLGNLINFTSESVSPKPAYMRLTSNRSLIGYDYKPVVKVAVAYSQLARVLDGWWFSESNILSLDYVRSIVDFDLVDEYLINDALSNYRFLIIQFPLRTSEHTLIKILDWVRSGGVAIVSSIPMDIDGDSSMFKDALGITEEVTGISRVIFKTNLVNLTGVYSVGRSFRLINDPSITVHVLLDYKPNDVKAVVWSRRYGNGYLIGYSGSTSPAPGSWMNESDIYFTLIKNVIYNTELLGPGIESLSKPYDPIPINGLYPTILNDGTLLIYNSTDLEKEINISGTPLKVQPNSIIKIPRVKLNFNNY, encoded by the coding sequence GTGGTTAAGCACGTAGTTGTGGGTATTGAGAAGGGGTTTAGTAAACATGCCAATGCTGGTGAATTGCTTAGGTTGCTTAAGGATGCTGGTGTTACTAGCCTTGAAACATATGTTCTTTGGAGGGATGTTGAGGTTAATGAGGGCAAGTACGTTTTTGATCTCTTTGACTCTGACTTAGAATTAATGGAGAAGTACGGCATTAGGTGGGTTCCATTCATAGTGATTGGGCCATGGTACAGTACACCAGACTGGTTCCGTAATTCTGACAAGTCTGTTACAAGTGTTTGTCTTGAGCATGGTTTACCAAGCGGTAATCAATCAATATGGAACCCTAACCTTAAGGATATTATTACTAGTTTCCTTAACGCCTTCAATAATCATTACTCAAGCAAAATGAGTAATATTGAATCAATATTGGTGGGAATATCTGGTGATTATGGTGAGGCAATACAAACAGTTATAGGTAATTGGCCTGGTGAGTATCATGGGCATAGGGGTTATTGGGCAGGTGATCCCTATGCGGTGGCTGATTTTAGGAGGAGTATGCTTTATAAGTATGATTCAATTAATAGGCTTAATGAGGCTTGGGGAACTAGGTACTCTACGTTAGATGAGGTTAAGCCGTTTACACCATTAAGTGCGCCATCAAGGAGAGCTGCATTAGACTTCTGGCTGTGGTATAAGGATTCAATGTCGAAGTGGGCTGATTGGTGGCTTAAAACCGCATCATCAATAATTAAGGGCATTGACATTTATCTAGTGACTGGTGGGGTTGATGAACCTGAACATGCCTCATTATTCAGTGAGCAGGTTAAGATCGCTTCTAAGCATGGTGTTGGTGTTAGGATAACTAACGAGGCTAGTAGCTTTATTCACAACTTCCTAATAACTAGGACAGTATCAGCAGCATCAAGAATATACGGCACCTACTACTCCACTGAGCCAGCAGCAGTCGTTACTGAGAGGGGTATTGTTGGTAGATTGTTTAACGCGATTTCTGGTGGTGCTCATGCGTTTCATGAGTATTTAGGTAATTTAATTAACTTCACTTCGGAATCAGTATCACCTAAACCAGCCTACATGAGACTTACCAGTAATAGGAGTTTAATTGGGTATGATTATAAACCAGTGGTTAAGGTTGCCGTAGCCTACTCTCAATTAGCCAGGGTGCTTGATGGTTGGTGGTTCAGTGAATCTAATATACTTAGCCTTGACTATGTAAGGAGTATTGTTGATTTTGACCTGGTTGACGAATACCTGATTAATGATGCGTTAAGCAACTACAGGTTCCTCATAATTCAATTCCCATTGAGAACCAGTGAGCACACGTTGATTAAGATACTTGACTGGGTTAGGAGTGGGGGCGTCGCAATAGTTTCATCAATACCAATGGATATTGATGGTGACTCATCAATGTTTAAGGATGCCTTAGGGATTACTGAGGAGGTTACTGGAATATCTAGGGTAATATTCAAGACTAACCTAGTTAATTTAACTGGGGTTTATAGTGTTGGTAGGTCATTTAGACTTATAAATGACCCCTCAATAACAGTGCACGTATTACTGGATTATAAGCCGAATGACGTTAAGGCTGTAGTATGGTCGAGAAGGTATGGTAACGGTTACTTAATCGGTTACTCAGGTTCAACGAGTCCAGCGCCAGGTAGCTGGATGAATGAAAGCGACATATACTTCACGCTAATTAAGAATGTGATCTATAATACTGAGTTACTGGGGCCAGGTATTGAAAGTTTAAGTAAGCCATATGACCCAATACCCATTAATGGACT
- a CDS encoding helix-turn-helix domain-containing protein: MVWSVFSVSLVHDDWSTLTSGFSGIDVHVISSTPVPGRDRIIAMVRVSSSNAKSLKEFLNNVRLFHNIRNLEIIDSYSFKGRSIALVNLFTNFKGSITELVVLSDSYKYDERMYDGMEHWLILTSMRPSDLLDELKERADVKSFKWFNTNDAASRVRKVALTSREVEVLEKAYELGYFNWPKDISLSELAKVLGVSKATLTQELRSIVRKLALREVTRIREHNALARLFE; encoded by the coding sequence ATGGTTTGGAGTGTTTTTAGCGTGTCTTTGGTTCATGATGATTGGTCCACCTTGACTAGTGGGTTTAGTGGAATTGATGTTCATGTTATCTCCTCAACTCCAGTACCTGGTAGGGATAGGATTATTGCGATGGTTAGGGTTAGTTCAAGTAATGCTAAGTCACTTAAGGAGTTTCTTAATAATGTTAGGCTCTTCCACAATATCAGGAATCTTGAGATTATTGATTCCTACTCGTTTAAGGGTAGGTCAATAGCCTTAGTGAACCTCTTCACTAACTTTAAGGGTAGTATTACTGAGCTTGTGGTACTCAGTGACTCTTATAAGTATGATGAGCGCATGTATGATGGTATGGAGCATTGGTTAATCTTAACCAGCATGAGGCCAAGTGACCTACTTGATGAGCTTAAGGAGAGGGCTGATGTTAAGTCGTTTAAGTGGTTTAACACTAATGATGCTGCATCTAGGGTGCGTAAAGTAGCCTTAACGAGTAGGGAGGTGGAGGTGCTTGAGAAGGCTTATGAATTAGGCTACTTCAATTGGCCTAAGGACATTAGCCTAAGTGAGTTAGCTAAGGTACTTGGGGTTAGTAAGGCTACTTTAACCCAGGAGTTGAGGAGTATTGTACGTAAGTTGGCTTTAAGGGAGGTAACTAGGATTCGTGAACACAATGCCTTAGCACGCCTATTTGAATGA